From the genome of Candidatus Deferrimicrobium borealis:
AAAGGGATGGCGAACGGACAGAGCTCGGTAATCTCGATGAAGCAGCTGCTGGAGGCGGGGGTCCACTTCGGGCACCAGACGAAGCGATGGAACCCGAAGATGAAGCGGTACATCTTTACCGCGCGCAACGGGATCTACATCATCGACCTTCAGCAGACGGTGAAGATGTTCCGGGCCGCCTACGAGGCGGTGCGGAGCATGGCGGCGGAGGGAAAGACGGTTCTTTTCGTCGGCACGAAGAAGCAGGCGCAGGAGGCGGTGGAGGAGGAGGCCCGCCGGGCCGGCACGCCGTACGTCAACCAACGCTGGCTGGGAGGGATGCTCACCAACTTCAGCACGATCCGGAAGAGCCTCGACCGGCTGCAGAAGCTTTCGGAGATCGGAACCGACGGCACCGCCGAGCGGCTCCCCAAAAAGGAAGTCCTCCAGCTCGAGAAGGAGCGGGTCAAGCTCGAGAAGACCCTCGGCGGCATCCGGGATCTCCGGCGCGTGCCGGACGCGATGTTCGTCGTCGACCCGTCGCGGGAGACGATCGCGATCCTCGAGGGCCGGCGGCTTGGGATCCCCATCGTCGCCATCGTGGACACGAACTGCGACCCCGACCTGATCGACGTCGTGATCCCGGGGAACGACGACGCCATCCGCGCGATCAAGCTGTTCCTCTCCAAGATGGCCGACGCGATCCTCGAGGGGAAGGCGTCCTACGCGGAGAAGAACGCCTCCCGCATCGACAAGGAGGCGGAGGCGCCCGAGGTAACGGTGTCGCTCATCTCCACCGAAGGGGACGAGGAAGTCTCCATCGCGCCGAAGGCTCCCGCGGCGGCGCAACCCCCCTCCGCGGCGGAATAATTCCGGGTCCCGCGCGGCCCGAACGATCAGGGAGATCCATGGGAATGCAGATCACATCCGGGATGGTCAAGGAGCTCCGCGAGAAGACCGGCGCGGGCCTGATGGATTGCAAGGCGGCGCTCACGGCGTCGGGCGGCGACATGGAGGCGGCGATCGACCACCTCCGGAAGAAGGGCCTCGCGGCGGCCGCGAAGAAGTCTTCGCGGATCGCCTCCGAGGGGGTCGTCTACGCCCACGTGGAGGGGAACTCCGGGACCCTGGTCGAGGTGAACTGCGAGACCGACTTCGTCGCCAGGACCGACGATTTCATCGGGCTGGCAAAGGAGGTCGCCGCGCTGGTCAACAACAAGGCGCCCCGGGACGTCGACGAAGCCCTGACCTTGCCGCTCAACGGCGGGAACCTCGGTGAACAGCTGGTGGAGGCGGTCGCGAAGATCGGCGAGAAGATTTCCTTCCGCCGGTTCGCGCGCCTCGAGACGCCGACGGGGGCGCCCGGCGTGATCGCCCCGTACATCCACGCCGGGGGGAAGATCGGCGTCCTCGTGGCGGTATCGGGCGCGGATCGGTCGAACGACGCGGTGGCCGCGCTGGCCAAGGACCTCGCGATGCAGGTGGCGGCCGCCAACCCGACGTACATCGGCAGGAACGATGTCCCCGCCCCGGTCATCGAGCGCGAGAAGGCGATCTACCGCGAGCAGGCCAAGGCTTCGGGGAAACCCGACAAGATCCTGGACAAGATCGCCGACGGGAAGCTGGAGAAGTATTTCGGCGATTTCTGCCTCGTCGAGCAGGCGTTCATCAAGGACCCGGAGCGAAAGGTCTCGCAGTTCCTCGCGGACGCGGGGAAGGCCGCCGGCGGACCGGTCACGGTGAGCGCCTTCGCGCGGTTCCAGGTGGGCGAGGGGATGGAGAAGCGGTCGGATGACCTGGCCGCCGAGGTGGCGAAGCAGCTCGGGCAGGGGTGATCGTTCCGACCCGCCGCCCTGCGGAGGTTGCGTGGAGAAACCGTCGTACCGCCGGATCCTGCTGAAGCTGTCGGGGGAAGCCCTGATGGGGAAGCAGGCGTACGGGATCGACGACGAGATCCTCACCGGCCTGTCGACCGAGATCCGGGAAGTCGTCGGACTCGGCGTCCATGTGGCCCTCGTCGTGGGCGGCGGGAACATCTTCCGGGGGATCGGCACCAGCCGGGACTTCGGCATCGACCGCGCCTCCGCGGACTACATGGGAATGCTGGCGACGGTCATCAACAGCCTCGCCCTGCAGGACGTCCTCGAGCGGACCGGGGTCACGACGCGCGTGATGAGCGCGATCGAGATGCGCGCGATCGCCGAGCCGTACATCCGCCGGCGCGCCCTGCGCCACCTTGAAAAGGGGCGGGTGGTGATCTTCGCGGCGGGGACCGGGAACCCGTATTTCACGACGGACACCGCGGCGGCGCTGCGGGCGATGGAGATCAACGCCGACGCCATCCTCAAGGCCACCAAGGTCGACGGCGTGTTCGATCGCGACCCGATGCTCGACCCGAAGGCGAAGAAGTACTCCCGCCTGACCTACCTCGACGTCCTCCGGAAGAACATCAAGGTCATGGACGCCACGGCCATCTCCCTGTGCATGGACAACAACCTCCCCATCGTCGTGTTCAATGTGACGAGGCGAGGGAACATCCTGAAGGCGGTGCTGGGCGAGAGGATCGGCACCGTGGTCCACGGAGGGAAGTAATGGAAGCGCTGGTGAAGGACACCTCCGCCCGCATGGAGCGGAGCATCGAAGCGTTCCGGAAGGAGCTGGGGAAGGTGCGCACGGGGCGCGCCTCCTTCTCGCTGCTGGACGGGGTCAAGGTGGACTACTACGGCACTCCCACGCCGCTCCAGCAGGTGGGGACCCTCTCGGTCCCCGAGAGCCGCCTGATCACCGTAACCCCCTGGGACACCAAGATGATCGGGCCGATCGAGAAGGCGATCCAGGGGAGCGGCCTCGGGTTGAACCCGTCGAGCGACGGGAAGATGGTCCGCATCCCGATCCCGCCCCTGACGGAGGAACGGCGCAGGGAGCTGGCCAAGGTGGTCCGGAAGATGGGCGAAGACGCGCGCGTGGCGGTTCGCAACGTCCGCCGCGAGGCGATCGAAAAGCTGAAGGACCGGGAGAAGAAGAAAGAGATCTCCGAGGACGTCGTCAAGCGCGGGCAGGAGCGGGTCCAGAAGGAGACGGACGCCCACGTGAAAAAGATCGACGAGATCCTCAAGTCCAAGGAACAGGAGATCCTGGAGGTCTGATGACCTCCGAAGGAAGCGCGTCCCCTTCCCTGCCGCGGCACGTCGCCATCATCATGGACGGCAACGGCCGGTGGGCGAACCTGCGGGGGCTCCCGCGCGTCGAGGGGCACCGGATGGGGGTCCGCTCCGTGCGCGCCGTCGTGGAGTGCGCCCGGGAACTGCGCATCCCATGCCTCACCCTGTACGCCTTCTCGCTCGAGAACTGGGGCCGCCCCGAGCCCGAGGTCCTCGCTCTCATGACCCTTCTGAAGGAGTTTCTCGTCAGCGAGCTTCCCCTGTTCCTCCGGCACCGGATCCGGCTCCGCGTCATCGGAGAGACCTCCTCCCTCCCGTTCGCCGTCCGGCAGGTCCTGGAGCGCACCGTCTCCGCCACGGCGGGGAATACCGAGATGACGTTGACGCTGGGGCTTTCGTACGCGGGGCGCAACGAGATCGTCCGCGCGGCGCGCCGCCTTGCCGCCGAGGCGGCGGACGGGAAGATCGCTCCGGAGGAGATCACGGAAGGGATGTTCTCCACCCGCCTCGACACCGCGGGGATCCCGGACCCCGACCTCGTCATCCGCACCAGCGGGGAACTCCGCATCAGCAACTTCCTGCTCTGGCAATCCGCCTACGCCGAGTTCGCCTTCACGGACGTGCTGTGGCCGGATTTCGGCAAGGCGGAGTTCCTTCAGGCGCTCGAGGAGTACTCCCGCCGGCACAGGCGCTTCGGACTGACCGCGGACCAGGCCGTCAAGGCCCCGGGGAAATAGCCCGATGCTCTGGAAACGGATCGCCACCGCCGCCGTTCTCGTCCCGCTCCTGATCGCCTCCATCCTGCTCTCCGTCGGGCGCCCGGGGGGATGGCCGTTCCTGCTGCTGTGCGCGGTCGCCGCGGCGCTTTGCGCGGACGAAGGATTCCGGATGTTTCTCCACGGCGCCCGGGATCGCGCGGGCGGGATCGCCCTCGCCGTTCTCGTGGTTTTTTCGGGGGCGCTGCTCCCGGGTACCTTTGGCGTACCGGCGGTTCTCGTCTGCGTCCTCCTTTCGGTCTTCCACGTCCTTCCGGGAGCGGCCGACCCCGCGGAAAAAGCGCGAAGGGCGGCGACGCTCTCCCTCGGGGCGGTCTACATCGGGGGGCTCCTGTCGACGTATCCGCGGACGCTCCTCCTTCCCCGCGGGGAGCACTGGGTGTTCCTCGGGATCCTCGCCGTGGCGGCGGGGGACACGATCGCCTACTTCACGGGAAGGGCGATCGGCCGGAGGAAACTCGCCCCGGCCGTCTCGCCGAACAAGACGGTGGAAGGCGCGGTCGGGGGCCTCCTCGGGAGCGTCGGATGCGCCGTCCTCTACGCGCACGGTTTTCTCCCCGTGGTGCCGGCGGGATACGCCGCCGCCGCCGGAGCCGCCGTGGGGATCTTCGGACAGGCGGGGGACCTGTTCGAGTCGCTGATCAAGCGCGCGGCGGGCGTGAAGGACAGCGGGACGATCCTGCCCGGCCACGGGGGGATCCTCGATCGGGCCGACGGGATCCTCGCGGCCGGCCCCGTCCTCTACCTGTTCGCGGCGTTTTCGCCCCTCGCCGGGGCGTGCGCGTGAGCCGCCTGGGGGTAGCGGTGCTGGGCGCCACCGGCTCCGTCGGCCGGAACGCGCTGGACGTCATCTCCCGGTTCCCACGGCGGTTTCGGGCGACCGCGCTGTGCGCCGGGACGAACGCCCGGGCGCTGGCGGGTCTCGCCCGTCTTTTCCGCCCCGACATCGTCTGCCTCTCAAAGGGGGACGGAGCGGATCTCCGGAAGGAGTTTCCGAGGGGAACGCGACTCCTCTTCGGGGAAGAGGGGATGCGGGAGGCGGCGTGCGCCGGGGACGTCGACATCGTCCTCGCCGCGGCGTCCGGGATCACCTCGATCCGTCCGGTCATCGCCGCCGCAGAACTGGGGAAGCGGATCGCCCTGGCGAACAAGGAGCTTCTCGTGATGGCCGGGAAGTTCGTGACCGACGCCGCCCGGCGGGGGAAGGCGGAGATCCTCCCCGTCGACAGCGAGCATTCCGCCGTCTTCCAGGCGACCGCGGGTCGTCCCCGGGACGAGATCCTCCGGATCCTTCTCACCGCCTCGGGCGGACCGTTCCGCACCCACACCGTCTCCCGGATGCGGTCGGCCACGGTAGCGCAGGCGCTGGGGCACCCCACGTGGCGGATGGGGGCGAAGATCTCCGTGGATTCCGCCACCCTCATGAACAAGGGGCTCGAGGTGATCGAGGCGACGTGGCTGTTCGGCCTCCCCCCCGCGCGGATCGACGTGGTGATCCACCCCCAATCGGTGGTCCACTCGATGGTGGAGTTCCGCGACGGGAGCGTGATGGCGCAGATGGGTGTCCCCGACATGCGGATCCCCATCGGCTACGCTTTCTCCCACCCGGGGCGGCTCCCCCTGGAACTGTCCCGCCTTCGGCCGCATCGAATGGAGGGTTTGATCTTCGAGCGGCCCGACCGGAAACGATTCCCGGCGCTGCGGATCGCCTACGCCGCCGCGGAGACGGGCGGCTCGGCGCCTGCGGTCCTGAGCGGCGCCAACGAGGAGGCGGTCCTGGCGTTCCTGTCGGGCCAGATCGCGTTCACCGACATCGTCCGCGTCGTCGACCGCGTGCTGTCGGCGTGGTCGGCGCCGTTCACGGCCCGATCGCTTCAGGATGTGCTCGCCGCCGACGCGCAGGCGCGCCGCGAGGCGCGGAACGAACTATCCCGTCACAGGAGACATCGACCATCGTGATCTATTTCCTCTCGTTCATCGTCGTCCTCGGCGTCCTCATTTTCGTGCACGAATTCGGCCACTTCATCGTGGCCCGGAAACTCGGTGTCGGAGTCACCAAGTTCTCGTTCGGGTTCGGACCGAAGCTGGCCGGCTTCCGGCGGGGTGAAACCGAATACATTCTCTCCGCGGTTCCCCTCGGCGGGTACGTGAAGCTCGTCGGGGAGAGCGAAGGGGATGAGGTCCCGCCCGAACAGCTGTCGCGCTCCTTCCAGCAGAAACCGGTCTGGGTGAAGATGGCGATCGTGGCGGCCGGACCGGTGGGAAACCTCGTCTTCGCCGTCCTCGTTTTCTGGGTCGTCTTCCTCGGAGGCGTGCCGTCCCTGACCCCGCGCATCGGCGACATCGCGCCCGACACCCCGGCCGCCCGCGCGGGGCTCCGGAAAGGGGACGTGGTGCTCCGGATCGACGACGTAGCGGTGGCAACCTGGGAGGAGCTCGCGACGAAGATCCGCGCGGGGAGCTCCGGCAGGCCCCTTCGGATCACGGTGAAACGCGACGGGTCGGAAACGACGATCCTCGTCGCCCCGGAGATGCGGGAGGGACGCACCGTCTTCGGGGAGAAGGTCTCCGAACCGAAGATCGGGATCGTCGCGGGGCAGGAGGTCGTCTACCGAAGCATCGGGCCGGGGGCGGCCTTCGTCCGTGCGGGGCAGGAGACCGGCAAGCTCATCTACCTCACCGTGATGACGGTGGTGAAACTCGTCACGCGCGTCCTCCCGTCGGAGACGCTGGGGGGGCCGATCCTCATCGCGCAGATCGCGGGGGACCAGGCCCGCCAGGGGATCTCCCCGTTCGCCTACTTCCTCGGCCTTCTGAGCGTCAACCTCGGCATCCTCAACCTGCTTCCGATCCCGATCCTCGACGGCGGGCACCTGCTCTTCTTCTCGGTAGAGGGTCTGATGCGCAAGCCGATCTCCCCGCAGATGCGCACCCTGGCCCACCAGGTGGGGCTTGCGCTCATCCTCACCCTGACGGCGCTCGTCTTCTACAACGACATCGCCCGGCTCCTGTCCCGATGACCCGGTGATCCTGGCGCTCGAGACGGCGACTCCCCGCGGGAGCGTGGCGCTGGTGTCCGGCGCCGTGGTCCGGGCGGAAGTCTTTCTCCCCCCGGGTCCGCGGGCGTCCGGGTCGTACATCTCCGCCGTGGAAGCGCTCTTCGCCGCCGCCGGGGCGGCGACCGGGAACGTTACCGCCGTCGCCGTTTCGGCCGGGCCCGGCGCGTTCACCGGCTTGCGCGTCGGGATGTCGGCGGCGAAAGGGTTCTGTTACGGGTGGGGCGTCCCGCTCGTCCCCGTGCCGACCCTGCTCGCCCTTGCCCATCGATTTCCGGGGGAGGGACGGACCGTCTGTCCGGTCCAGGACGCCCGCAGGGGAGAGGTGTACGCGGCTCTCTTCCGCTGGAACGGCGGGGAACTCGCACGTCTTTCCCCCGACATGGCCATCGCTCCCGCCCTGCTCCCCGGTCGGATTCCGGACGGCGACGTCCTCTTCTGCGGTGACGGCGTCACCCCCTTCGGGGCGTCGTTCCGGGAGGCGCTGGGGGACCGCGCGATCCTCGTCAACGGGGACGAGGGGCTTCCCCGCGCGTCGGCGGTGGGGATCGTCGGGGAACGGATCTTCCGGGACGGCGGGGCCGGGAATCCCCGCACGGCCGTCCCCTTCTACCTGCGGTCCTCGGGCACGGAGTTTCCCCTTCCCCGTCCGTAACGGAACGGTGGAACCCGTCCCGTCCCCCCATCCTTTGAAAACGGAGTTTCATCTGCTATGCTATGGAATCATCCAAAATCCCGCCGGAGGTGTCGATGGGCCAGAGCCTGGAAGAGAAAACGGCCGCCCTGATCGCGAAGGATCCGGAGTTCAAGGCGCTCGTCGAGGAGCATCGCCAGCTCGACGAGAAACTGAAGGAACTTGACCGCAAGGTGTACCTGCTCCCCGACGAGGAAGTCGAACGGAAGCGGCTCCAGAAGATGAAACTCGCCAGGAAGGACAAGATCGCGCAGATCCTGAACGCGTAGAGGACCCGGACCGGCCGGAAGTACCCACCTCGCCGGGACGATATTCCGTGTCGGGCGGATCCCCCCCCCCGCCGGGGGTCGCACCCCGGTGGGGGTTTCCCTATCCGGCGGTCCCCCGGGGACGAAAGGATGACGATGCGCAGCGACCGAACGAAAAATGGACAGGAGCGGATGCCGCGCAGGGCGCTCCATTGCGTCGCCGGCGTTCCCAAGGCCGCGATGGGTCCCCTTTCCCGGCACGCGAGGAGGCTTTCCCCATGCAGATGACCGGTGCGGAGATCTTCGTCAAGGCGCTCGCGGACCTGGGGGTCGACGTCGTCTTCGGTTATCCCGGCGGGGCCACCATCCACATCTACGACGCCCTGTTCAAGAACGTGAAGGTTCGCCACATGCTGTGCCGCCACGAGCAGGGGGCGGTCCACATGGCCGACGGCTACGCCCGCGCTTCGGGCAGGACCGGGGTGTGCCTCGTCACCTCGGGTCCCGGGGCGACGAACACGGTCACCGGCCTCGCCACGGCGTACATGGACTCGATCCCGATCGTCGTCTTCTCGGGGCAGGTTCCCACGCTCCTGATCGGCAACGACGCCTTCCAGGAGGCGGACATCGTCGGCATCAGCCGGCCGTGCACCAAGCACAACTATCTGGTCAAGGAGACGAAGGACCTCGCCCGGATCATCAAGGAGGCGTTCTACATCGCCTCCACGGGCCGCCCCGGTCCGGTGCTGGTCGACATGCCCAAGGACGTGCTGGCCGGCTCCGCGCGGTACGATCTTCCCAAGGAGGTGAGCATCCGCGGGTATCGCCCCACGTATGAAGGGCACCAGCGCCAGGTGGAAAGCGCGGTGCGGCTGCTGCTGTCCCGGGAGCGCCCGGTCGTCTACGCCGGGGGCGGCGTCATCCTGTCGAACGCCTCCGGGGAGCTGGCGGAACTTTCCCGCGCGCTCTCCCTCCCGGTGACCACGACGCTCATGGGGATGGGGGCGTTCCCCGGATCCGACCCGCTCTCGCTGGGGATGCTGGGGATGCACGGGACGTACGCGGCGAACATGGCGATCTCCCACTCGGACGTGATCCTCGCGGTGGGCGCGCGCTTCGACGACCGCGTGACCGGAAAGATCAGCGAATTCGCGCCGCACGCCAAGATCATCCACATCGACATCGATCCCACGTCCATCCAGAAAAACGTGCGGGTCGACATCCCGATCGTGGGCGACGTGAAGGACGTTTTGCGGAAGATGATCAAGCTGGTGAAAGGGAAGAAGGAGGCGGCCGCGTACCGGGGAAAGACCGCCGCGTGGCGCGGGCAGATCGCCTCGTGGGCGAAGACCCACCCGCTGACGTACAAGCCGTCGAAGGGGAAGATCAAGCCGCAATACGTGGTGGAGGAGATCCACAAGCTCACGAAGGGGAAGGCGATCGTCGCCACGGAGGTCGGCCAGAACCAGATGTGGGCCGCCCAGTTCTACAACTACGAACAGCCGCGCACCTTCCTCTCCTCGGGGGGGTTGGGGACGATGGGGTACGGGCTTCCGGCGGCGATCGGCGCCCAGGTGGCGATGCCGGGGCGCCTCGTCGTCGACATCGCGGGGGACGGCAGCATCCAGATGAACATCCAGGAGCTGGCCACGGCCGTGCAGTACCGCATCCCGGTGAAGGTCGTGATCCTCAACAACGGGACGCTCGGGATGGTCCGCCAGTGGCAGGAGCTCTTCTTCGACGGGAACTATTCCCAGACGTGCCTTCCCCGGATCCCCGACTTCGTGAAGCTGGCGGAGGCGTACGGGGCGAAGGGGTTCCGCGCCACGACGCCGGAAGAGGTTCACGAGGTGCTCCGCAAGGGGTTCGCCGCCGACGGACCGGTGCTGATCGACGTGATCACGGATCCCGCGGAGATGGTCTACCCGATGGTCCCCGCCGGAGCGGGGCTGACCGAGATGCTGCTGGTCTGACGCCCGACGGACACGGAAGGAGAGGATCGCGATGCGCCACACGATTTCCGTCCTGGTGGAGAACGAGTTCGGGGTGTTGAGCCGCGTCTCCGGGCTTTTCTCGGGCCGCGGATTCAACATCGAATCGCTCTGCGTGGCGGAGACGATGGAGCCGCAGGTCTCCCGGATGACGATCGTGACCAGCGGGAACGACCAGATCATCGAGCAGATCCTGAAGCAGTTGAACAAGCTCATCCCGGTCCTGAAGGTGATCGATTTCACGGGCGTGGAGACGGTCGACCGGGAACTGGTGCTCGTCAAGGTGAACGCCGAGGGGGACGGGAAGCAGGAAGTGCTGCGGCTGGTCGACATCTTCCGAGCCAAGATCGTCGATGTCGCGCCGCGCTCCTACACGATCGAGATGACGGGGGGCGAGGGGAAGGTGATGGCTTTCCTGCAGATGCTCCGACCCCTGGGCATCCGCGAAGTCGTGCGGACCGGCAAGATCGCCATCTCCCGCGGGATGTAGGGGCCGCGGGAGTCACGCAGGAATTCCGAAGAACGAAAAACGGAGGGGGAGAAAATGGTCACAATGTACCGGGAACAGGACGCCAAACTGGAACTGCTCAAAGGAAAGACGATCGCGATCCTTGGATACGGCAGTCAGGGACACGCCCACGCGAACAACCTGAAGGAGAGCGGGTTCAACGTCATCGTCGGGGAGGTCCCCGGCGGCGAGAACGAGAAGAAGGCGAAGGATGCCGGTTTCGAGGTGGCGGACGCCGCCTCGGTGGTGAAGAAGGCCGACGTCGTCGTCATGCTCCTGCCCGACGAGCTCCAGGGGGGGATCTACCGGGCGTCGGTCGGGCCGAACCTTCGCAAGGGGGCGTACCTGATGTTCGCGCACGGCTTCAACATCCATTTCGGGCAGATCGTCCCGCGGTCCGACGTCAACGTCTTCATGGTGGCCCCCAAGGGGCCGGGGCACCTCGTCCGCGCCCAGTACCTGAAGGGGGAAGGGGTACCGGCGCTGATCGCCGTCCACCAGGATCCGGCGGGGATCACCAAGGACGTGGCGCTCGCCTACGCGGCGGGGATCGGCGCCGCGCGGGCCGGGGTCATCGAGACGAACTTCCGGGAGGAGACGGAGACCGACCTGTTCGGGGAGCAGGCCGTCCTTTGCGGCGGTGCCACGGCGTTGGTGATGGCGGGGTACGAAACGCTGGTCGAGGCCGGGTACTCCCCGGAGATGGCGTACTTCGAGTGCGTGCACGAACTCAAGCTGATCGTCGACCTCATCTACGAGGGCGGGATCTCCACCATGCGGTACTCGATCAGCAACACTGCGCAGTACGGCGACCTGACGCGCGGCCCCCGCGTCGTCTCTCCCGAGACGAAGGCGGAGATGAAGCGGATCCTCGAGGAGATCCAGAGCGGTTCCTTCGCGAAGGAGTGGATGCTGGAGAACCAGGCCAACCGTCCGGTCTTCAACGCCCTAACGCGCCGCGGC
Proteins encoded in this window:
- the rpsB gene encoding 30S ribosomal protein S2; the encoded protein is MANGQSSVISMKQLLEAGVHFGHQTKRWNPKMKRYIFTARNGIYIIDLQQTVKMFRAAYEAVRSMAAEGKTVLFVGTKKQAQEAVEEEARRAGTPYVNQRWLGGMLTNFSTIRKSLDRLQKLSEIGTDGTAERLPKKEVLQLEKERVKLEKTLGGIRDLRRVPDAMFVVDPSRETIAILEGRRLGIPIVAIVDTNCDPDLIDVVIPGNDDAIRAIKLFLSKMADAILEGKASYAEKNASRIDKEAEAPEVTVSLISTEGDEEVSIAPKAPAAAQPPSAAE
- the tsf gene encoding translation elongation factor Ts produces the protein MQITSGMVKELREKTGAGLMDCKAALTASGGDMEAAIDHLRKKGLAAAAKKSSRIASEGVVYAHVEGNSGTLVEVNCETDFVARTDDFIGLAKEVAALVNNKAPRDVDEALTLPLNGGNLGEQLVEAVAKIGEKISFRRFARLETPTGAPGVIAPYIHAGGKIGVLVAVSGADRSNDAVAALAKDLAMQVAAANPTYIGRNDVPAPVIEREKAIYREQAKASGKPDKILDKIADGKLEKYFGDFCLVEQAFIKDPERKVSQFLADAGKAAGGPVTVSAFARFQVGEGMEKRSDDLAAEVAKQLGQG
- the pyrH gene encoding UMP kinase gives rise to the protein MEKPSYRRILLKLSGEALMGKQAYGIDDEILTGLSTEIREVVGLGVHVALVVGGGNIFRGIGTSRDFGIDRASADYMGMLATVINSLALQDVLERTGVTTRVMSAIEMRAIAEPYIRRRALRHLEKGRVVIFAAGTGNPYFTTDTAAALRAMEINADAILKATKVDGVFDRDPMLDPKAKKYSRLTYLDVLRKNIKVMDATAISLCMDNNLPIVVFNVTRRGNILKAVLGERIGTVVHGGK
- the frr gene encoding ribosome recycling factor — translated: MEALVKDTSARMERSIEAFRKELGKVRTGRASFSLLDGVKVDYYGTPTPLQQVGTLSVPESRLITVTPWDTKMIGPIEKAIQGSGLGLNPSSDGKMVRIPIPPLTEERRRELAKVVRKMGEDARVAVRNVRREAIEKLKDREKKKEISEDVVKRGQERVQKETDAHVKKIDEILKSKEQEILEV
- a CDS encoding isoprenyl transferase, which gives rise to MTSEGSASPSLPRHVAIIMDGNGRWANLRGLPRVEGHRMGVRSVRAVVECARELRIPCLTLYAFSLENWGRPEPEVLALMTLLKEFLVSELPLFLRHRIRLRVIGETSSLPFAVRQVLERTVSATAGNTEMTLTLGLSYAGRNEIVRAARRLAAEAADGKIAPEEITEGMFSTRLDTAGIPDPDLVIRTSGELRISNFLLWQSAYAEFAFTDVLWPDFGKAEFLQALEEYSRRHRRFGLTADQAVKAPGK
- a CDS encoding phosphatidate cytidylyltransferase yields the protein MLWKRIATAAVLVPLLIASILLSVGRPGGWPFLLLCAVAAALCADEGFRMFLHGARDRAGGIALAVLVVFSGALLPGTFGVPAVLVCVLLSVFHVLPGAADPAEKARRAATLSLGAVYIGGLLSTYPRTLLLPRGEHWVFLGILAVAAGDTIAYFTGRAIGRRKLAPAVSPNKTVEGAVGGLLGSVGCAVLYAHGFLPVVPAGYAAAAGAAVGIFGQAGDLFESLIKRAAGVKDSGTILPGHGGILDRADGILAAGPVLYLFAAFSPLAGACA
- the dxr gene encoding 1-deoxy-D-xylulose-5-phosphate reductoisomerase; the encoded protein is MSRLGVAVLGATGSVGRNALDVISRFPRRFRATALCAGTNARALAGLARLFRPDIVCLSKGDGADLRKEFPRGTRLLFGEEGMREAACAGDVDIVLAAASGITSIRPVIAAAELGKRIALANKELLVMAGKFVTDAARRGKAEILPVDSEHSAVFQATAGRPRDEILRILLTASGGPFRTHTVSRMRSATVAQALGHPTWRMGAKISVDSATLMNKGLEVIEATWLFGLPPARIDVVIHPQSVVHSMVEFRDGSVMAQMGVPDMRIPIGYAFSHPGRLPLELSRLRPHRMEGLIFERPDRKRFPALRIAYAAAETGGSAPAVLSGANEEAVLAFLSGQIAFTDIVRVVDRVLSAWSAPFTARSLQDVLAADAQARREARNELSRHRRHRPS
- the rseP gene encoding RIP metalloprotease RseP, whose product is MIYFLSFIVVLGVLIFVHEFGHFIVARKLGVGVTKFSFGFGPKLAGFRRGETEYILSAVPLGGYVKLVGESEGDEVPPEQLSRSFQQKPVWVKMAIVAAGPVGNLVFAVLVFWVVFLGGVPSLTPRIGDIAPDTPAARAGLRKGDVVLRIDDVAVATWEELATKIRAGSSGRPLRITVKRDGSETTILVAPEMREGRTVFGEKVSEPKIGIVAGQEVVYRSIGPGAAFVRAGQETGKLIYLTVMTVVKLVTRVLPSETLGGPILIAQIAGDQARQGISPFAYFLGLLSVNLGILNLLPIPILDGGHLLFFSVEGLMRKPISPQMRTLAHQVGLALILTLTALVFYNDIARLLSR
- the tsaB gene encoding tRNA (adenosine(37)-N6)-threonylcarbamoyltransferase complex dimerization subunit type 1 TsaB; translated protein: MILALETATPRGSVALVSGAVVRAEVFLPPGPRASGSYISAVEALFAAAGAATGNVTAVAVSAGPGAFTGLRVGMSAAKGFCYGWGVPLVPVPTLLALAHRFPGEGRTVCPVQDARRGEVYAALFRWNGGELARLSPDMAIAPALLPGRIPDGDVLFCGDGVTPFGASFREALGDRAILVNGDEGLPRASAVGIVGERIFRDGGAGNPRTAVPFYLRSSGTEFPLPRP
- a CDS encoding DUF465 domain-containing protein; amino-acid sequence: MGQSLEEKTAALIAKDPEFKALVEEHRQLDEKLKELDRKVYLLPDEEVERKRLQKMKLARKDKIAQILNA
- the ilvB gene encoding biosynthetic-type acetolactate synthase large subunit, whose translation is MQMTGAEIFVKALADLGVDVVFGYPGGATIHIYDALFKNVKVRHMLCRHEQGAVHMADGYARASGRTGVCLVTSGPGATNTVTGLATAYMDSIPIVVFSGQVPTLLIGNDAFQEADIVGISRPCTKHNYLVKETKDLARIIKEAFYIASTGRPGPVLVDMPKDVLAGSARYDLPKEVSIRGYRPTYEGHQRQVESAVRLLLSRERPVVYAGGGVILSNASGELAELSRALSLPVTTTLMGMGAFPGSDPLSLGMLGMHGTYAANMAISHSDVILAVGARFDDRVTGKISEFAPHAKIIHIDIDPTSIQKNVRVDIPIVGDVKDVLRKMIKLVKGKKEAAAYRGKTAAWRGQIASWAKTHPLTYKPSKGKIKPQYVVEEIHKLTKGKAIVATEVGQNQMWAAQFYNYEQPRTFLSSGGLGTMGYGLPAAIGAQVAMPGRLVVDIAGDGSIQMNIQELATAVQYRIPVKVVILNNGTLGMVRQWQELFFDGNYSQTCLPRIPDFVKLAEAYGAKGFRATTPEEVHEVLRKGFAADGPVLIDVITDPAEMVYPMVPAGAGLTEMLLV
- the ilvN gene encoding acetolactate synthase small subunit, which encodes MRHTISVLVENEFGVLSRVSGLFSGRGFNIESLCVAETMEPQVSRMTIVTSGNDQIIEQILKQLNKLIPVLKVIDFTGVETVDRELVLVKVNAEGDGKQEVLRLVDIFRAKIVDVAPRSYTIEMTGGEGKVMAFLQMLRPLGIREVVRTGKIAISRGM
- the ilvC gene encoding ketol-acid reductoisomerase is translated as MVTMYREQDAKLELLKGKTIAILGYGSQGHAHANNLKESGFNVIVGEVPGGENEKKAKDAGFEVADAASVVKKADVVVMLLPDELQGGIYRASVGPNLRKGAYLMFAHGFNIHFGQIVPRSDVNVFMVAPKGPGHLVRAQYLKGEGVPALIAVHQDPAGITKDVALAYAAGIGAARAGVIETNFREETETDLFGEQAVLCGGATALVMAGYETLVEAGYSPEMAYFECVHELKLIVDLIYEGGISTMRYSISNTAQYGDLTRGPRVVSPETKAEMKRILEEIQSGSFAKEWMLENQANRPVFNALTRRGEEHPIEEVGRRLRALMPWMSKGRLVDKTKN